A window of the Helianthus annuus cultivar XRQ/B chromosome 4, HanXRQr2.0-SUNRISE, whole genome shotgun sequence genome harbors these coding sequences:
- the LOC110933554 gene encoding ctenidin-3-like — protein MPIRVRQGVLGIFGYRSNGGGMEIKYVFRFNYAVHGAGTDSSSGRRGRWGWGWGGLCDGGGIGSCKGSETGLGVGECGPREEEDGEVNEIGIGLVGEFGPEGEGEFGLEGTEGCGDGVVGLVK, from the coding sequence ATGCCAATCCGTGTTAGACAAGGCGTCCTTGGGATTTTTGGGTATAGGAGCAATGGAGGAGGAATGGAGATTAAGTATGTTTTTCGGTTTAACTATGCCGTCCATGGAGCGGGTACGGATAGTTCGAGTGGGAGGAGGGGGAGGTGGGGGTGGGGTTGGGGAGGACTGTGTGATGGAGGGGGTATCGGGTCATGTAAGGGATCAGAAACAGGGCTGGGAGTGGGTGAGTGTGGGCCGAGAGAAGAGGAGGATGGTGAGGTGAATGAAATCGGGATTGGGCTGGTGGGTGAGTTTGGGCCTGAGGGCGAAGGAGAGTTTGGGCTGGAGGGAACCGAGGGTTGTGGAGATGGAGTAGTTGGGCTAGTGAAGTAG
- the LOC110933553 gene encoding uncharacterized mitochondrial protein AtMg00810-like, with product MNTEFNALIKNKTWVLVPRQPHMHVLRSMWLFRHKFRSDGTLERYKARLVCDGSNQQIGVDCGETFSPVVKPTTIRTVLSLALSQSWPIHQLDVTSAFLHGNLNETVYMYQPVGFRHRQYPDHVCLLKKSLYGLKQAPRAWYQRFTDFVLSLGFQQSKCDNSLFTYCHNGTSAYLLIYVDDIILTTSTDSLHVNLMSRLSNEFAMKDLGPLSHFLGIHVQRQGNRMFLSQQVYTKEIIDRAGMSSCKPVATPVDTKPKLGSNAGVDFDDPTLYRSLAGALQYLTFTRPDICYAVQQVCMYMHAPKVDHWNALKRIIRYLQGTSSHGLTIGTSADFSLRAYTDADWAGCPDTRRSTSGYCVYLGSNIISWSSKRQSVISRSSAEVEYRGVANVVAELCWLRNLLLELH from the coding sequence ATGAACACCGAATTCAATGCTCTTATTAAAAACAAGACGTGGGTTTTAGTTCCACGGCAACCTCATATGCATGTTTTACGTAGCATGTGGCTATTTCGCCACAAATTTCGGTCCGACGGTACACTTGAACGATACAAGGCGCGTCTTGTTTGTGATGGAAGTAATCAACAAATTGGGGTGGACTGCGGTGAAACCTTCAGTCCGGTTGTGAAGCCTACCACTATACGTACCGTTTTATCGCTTGCATTGTCACAGTCGTGGCCGATTCATCAACTCGACGTTACCAGCGCGTTCCTTCACGGTAATCTAAATGAGACAGTATACATGTATCAACCCGTGGGGTTTCGACACCGGCAATATCCCGATCACGTGTGTCTCCTAAAGAAGTCACTTTATGGTTTGAAACAGGCCCCGCGTGCGTGGTATCAACGATTTACCGACTTCGTTCTTTCATTGGGATTTCAGCAAAGCAAATGTGACAACTCACTCTTTACTTACTGTCACAACGGCACTTCAGCTTACTTGCTCATCTACGTCGATGATATTATTCTCACAACATCCACGGATTCTCTTCACGTGAACCTTATGTCTCGACTATCAAATGAATTTGCAATGAAAGATCTCGGGCCGCTCAGTCACTTCTTGGGCATTCACGTTCAACGGCAAGGTAATCGAATGTTTCTTTCTCAACAGGTTTACACAAAAGAGATTATCGACCGGGCCGGCATGTCCTCCTGTAAACCTGTGGCTACTCCTGTTGATACTAAGCCTAAACTCGGCTCCAACGCGGGTGTTGACTTCGATGACCCGACACTCTATCGCAGCCTTGCGGGAGCCCTACAATATTTGACATTCACGCGACCAGACATATGTTACGCTGTTCAACAAGTTTGCATGTATATGCACGCACCAAAAGTGGATCATTGGAATGCCCTTAAGCGGATTATTCGGTATCTTCAAGGTACCTCCTCTCATGGCCTTACCATCGGTACCTCTGCAGATTTTTCTTTACGAGCATACACCGACGCTGATTGGGCGGGCTGTCCCGATACGCGACGTTCCACTTCGGGCTATTGTGTGTATTTGGGTTCGAACATCATTTCATGGTCGTCTAAACGCCAGTCAGTTATCTCCCGGTCCAGCGCTGAAGTCGAATACC